The Gemmatimonadaceae bacterium DNA segment GCCAGTGCTGCAGGCGTTCGGCGCGAAGATCATTCTGTGCGGTCCGACGGGCGCCGGCCACGCGATCAAGGCGCTGAGCAACGCGCTGCTCGCGATCCACCTCTGGTCCACCGGCGAAGCGCTCGTCGCCGCCGCGAAGGCGGGAGTCGCGCCCTCCATCGCGCTCGACGTGATCAACGGCTCAGCCGGGCGGTCGAACTCCTCGGAGAATCTGATCCCGCAGCGGGTGCTCACGCGCGAATTTCCCAGCACGTTCCGGCTGGCGCTGCTCGACAAGGACGTGCGGATCGCGGAGGCAGTGGCGCATGAGGCTGGGACGCCGGCGGGGTTCATCGAGCTGGCGCATCTGATTTTCCAGCGGGCCCACGCCGAGCTTGGTAGCGAGGTCGATCACACGGCAGCGCTGCAGGTTCTGGAGCGAGAGGCCGGCGTCGTCATCGGCGGTT contains these protein-coding regions:
- a CDS encoding NAD(P)-dependent oxidoreductase; protein product: MRVAFLGLGAIGYPMARRIAEAGFELAVWNRSAAKSAELARATSARVASTPADAARGAVVIVTCLPTSEEVESVTFGGEGLASAMASGAILVDCTSGDPHASRSIAARLAKQGVDFLDAPVSGGVVGAEAGKLTVMCGGAAAVLERARPVLQAFGAKIILCGPTGAGHAIKALSNALLAIHLWSTGEALVAAAKAGVAPSIALDVINGSAGRSNSSENLIPQRVLTREFPSTFRLALLDKDVRIAEAVAHEAGTPAGFIELAHLIFQRAHAELGSEVDHTAALQVLEREAGVVIGG